A single window of Psychrobacter raelei DNA harbors:
- a CDS encoding BLUF domain-containing protein, whose protein sequence is MPLHEENTANTLDKISDDSLIRLVYISSLTLKSRFKPAIFETVEQEARQYNQQHGITGTLCYGNGHFLQCLEGKKQVLLPIVQHIFDDKRHNNVKILLIQPITSRDFDNWDMRLVFLERWLWSPKTKKQANTLSRFLPFRPHKWSTDNTEQFLSAIQKIQTPPHIRDSGITLNAMGNMIQHLVGPHQAFIIVQLILGILAVMSIALLFG, encoded by the coding sequence ATGCCTCTTCATGAAGAAAATACAGCAAATACTCTAGATAAAATTAGTGACGATAGCCTAATTCGTTTGGTGTATATAAGCAGCCTGACTTTAAAAAGTCGCTTTAAGCCGGCTATTTTTGAAACTGTAGAGCAAGAGGCTAGACAATACAATCAGCAGCACGGTATCACTGGAACGCTGTGCTATGGCAATGGTCATTTTTTGCAATGTTTAGAGGGTAAAAAGCAGGTACTGCTGCCCATTGTGCAGCATATCTTCGATGATAAGCGCCACAATAATGTGAAGATTTTGCTGATCCAACCAATCACGTCACGTGACTTTGATAACTGGGACATGCGTTTGGTGTTTTTAGAGCGTTGGCTGTGGTCACCTAAGACCAAAAAGCAGGCCAATACGTTATCAAGGTTTTTACCCTTTCGGCCACATAAATGGAGCACCGATAATACTGAGCAATTTTTATCGGCCATCCAAAAAATTCAAACCCCGCCGCATATTAGAGACTCAGGCATTACCCTAAATGCTATGGGCAATATGATTCAGCACTTAGTTGGGCCACACCAAGCGTTTATTATCGTACAGCTTATTTTAGGAATACTGGCAGTGATGTCCATAGCACTGCTGTTTGGTTAG
- a CDS encoding FAD-binding oxidoreductase, which translates to MTASNSVTSPTPAHQQSHGVDQSQINEPSLAAQSATNPATVAALIANLTANHGFETSQIKTDAESLAHWGKDWTKHFAPAPSVIVFPKSTEQVQSVVKLANEYGIVITPSGGRTGLSAGAVASHGEIVLSLDKMNKIGEFFPADRMVEIEAGVITEQLQQFAEDKGLYYPVDFASAGSSQIGGNIGTNAGGIKVIRYGMTRNWVLGLTVVTGKGDILQLNRGMIKNATGYDLRHLFIGAEGTLGIVTKAQIKLERAPQDLTVMVFGMDKFEHVMHVLSAFQSQIDLTAFEFFDDVAIEKLMATGHVQEPFEARTKYYALLEFEAPYEPIMDKAMAMFEQCMETGWIVDGVMSQNLSQAAELWKLREYISETISVFTPYKNDVSVLISYVPEFIRDIESVVNSNYPDFEICWFGHIGDGNLHLNILKPENLSKDEFFEKCQSVNDLVFATVQKYGGSVSAEHGVGMTKKPYLNYTRSESEIEYLKALKQVFDPNAIMNRGKIFDV; encoded by the coding sequence ATGACTGCATCGAATTCTGTAACCTCCCCCACCCCTGCTCATCAACAGTCGCATGGCGTGGATCAATCCCAAATAAATGAGCCCTCTTTGGCTGCTCAGAGCGCTACGAATCCGGCTACTGTGGCGGCCCTGATTGCCAATTTGACCGCCAATCACGGCTTTGAAACCAGTCAAATAAAAACCGATGCAGAAAGCTTAGCGCATTGGGGCAAAGACTGGACCAAGCACTTTGCGCCCGCACCCTCTGTGATTGTGTTTCCAAAATCGACCGAGCAAGTCCAAAGCGTGGTGAAGCTGGCCAATGAATATGGCATAGTCATCACCCCAAGTGGTGGCCGTACTGGATTATCTGCCGGTGCTGTGGCCAGTCATGGCGAGATTGTACTTAGCCTTGATAAAATGAATAAAATTGGTGAGTTTTTCCCCGCCGATAGAATGGTTGAGATTGAAGCAGGTGTCATCACCGAGCAGCTACAGCAGTTCGCTGAAGACAAAGGCCTATACTATCCTGTGGATTTTGCCTCAGCAGGCTCCAGTCAAATTGGGGGTAACATCGGCACCAACGCCGGCGGCATCAAAGTAATTCGCTATGGCATGACGCGTAACTGGGTGCTGGGTCTTACAGTCGTCACTGGTAAGGGTGATATCTTACAGCTCAACCGCGGTATGATAAAAAATGCCACCGGTTATGATTTGCGTCATTTGTTTATCGGTGCAGAAGGTACGTTAGGCATTGTCACCAAAGCACAAATCAAGCTTGAACGTGCGCCGCAGGATTTGACGGTGATGGTATTTGGCATGGATAAGTTTGAGCATGTGATGCATGTGCTGTCCGCTTTTCAGTCTCAAATTGACTTGACTGCCTTTGAGTTCTTCGATGATGTGGCTATTGAGAAGCTGATGGCCACAGGTCATGTACAAGAGCCTTTTGAAGCCCGTACCAAATATTACGCCCTACTTGAATTTGAGGCCCCCTATGAGCCTATTATGGATAAGGCGATGGCCATGTTTGAGCAGTGCATGGAGACTGGCTGGATTGTCGATGGTGTCATGAGTCAAAACCTATCTCAAGCCGCTGAGCTGTGGAAACTGCGCGAATATATCTCAGAGACCATCTCAGTATTTACCCCATATAAAAACGATGTATCAGTACTGATCAGCTATGTGCCTGAGTTTATCAGGGATATTGAGAGTGTGGTCAACAGCAACTACCCGGACTTTGAGATTTGCTGGTTTGGTCATATTGGTGATGGTAACTTGCATTTAAACATCTTAAAACCTGAGAATTTATCCAAAGATGAGTTCTTTGAAAAATGCCAAAGTGTTAATGATCTAGTATTTGCCACAGTACAAAAATATGGCGGATCGGTGTCTGCCGAGCATGGTGTGGGCATGACCAAAAAGCCTTATTTGAACTACACCCGTAGCGAGAGCGAAATTGAGTACTTAAAAGCACTAAAACAAGTGTTTGATCCTAATGCGATTATGAACCGTGGTAAGATTTTTGATGTGTAA
- the serA gene encoding phosphoglycerate dehydrogenase produces the protein MALSLEKDKIRFLLLEGLHENSLKVLNDAGYTNIEYLSHALDPEELAEKIKDAHFIGIRSRTQLTRDILEQADKLIAIGCFCIGTNQVDLDAARELGIPVFNAPYSNTRSVAELVLAEAIMLYRGIPEKNAVVHRGGWGKSAKNSHEVRGKVMGIVGYGSIGSQLSVLAESLGMKVIYHDVVTKLPLGNAVQVGSLEELLNKADIVTLHVPDLPSTRYMMKKEQFDQMKEGSYFINAARGTCVEIDDLAAALESGRVLGAAVDVFPKEPKSADEEFESPLRKFDNVILTPHIGGSTQEAQANIGLEVAEKFVKYSDAGDTTTSVNFPEVSIPVKEGSHRLLHIHKNVPGVLSQINSSFASAGINILAQSLMTEGDVGYLVMDVDNRNSQEALDKLRDIEETIRVRVLF, from the coding sequence ATGGCATTATCGCTTGAAAAAGATAAGATTCGTTTTTTACTTCTAGAGGGGTTGCACGAGAATTCACTAAAAGTATTAAACGATGCTGGCTATACCAACATTGAATATTTATCACACGCGCTAGACCCCGAAGAGTTGGCTGAAAAAATCAAAGACGCCCACTTTATTGGCATTCGTTCGCGCACTCAGTTGACCCGTGATATCTTAGAACAAGCGGATAAATTAATTGCCATTGGTTGCTTCTGCATTGGTACCAACCAAGTGGATCTAGATGCCGCTCGTGAGCTTGGTATTCCTGTCTTTAACGCCCCTTATTCCAACACCCGCTCAGTGGCAGAGTTGGTCTTAGCCGAAGCGATTATGTTATATCGTGGTATCCCCGAAAAAAATGCTGTGGTTCATCGCGGCGGCTGGGGTAAGTCTGCTAAGAACTCACATGAAGTTCGCGGTAAAGTGATGGGTATTGTGGGCTACGGCTCAATCGGCTCACAGTTGTCTGTATTGGCTGAGAGCTTGGGCATGAAAGTCATCTATCATGATGTGGTTACCAAGCTACCCTTAGGTAATGCCGTTCAGGTTGGCAGCTTAGAGGAATTATTAAACAAAGCAGATATCGTTACCCTGCATGTGCCCGACCTGCCCAGCACACGTTATATGATGAAAAAAGAGCAGTTTGATCAAATGAAAGAGGGCAGCTATTTTATCAACGCTGCTCGTGGTACTTGTGTTGAGATTGATGATCTTGCTGCTGCACTTGAGTCAGGCCGAGTGTTAGGCGCGGCTGTAGACGTGTTCCCTAAAGAGCCAAAATCAGCAGATGAAGAATTTGAATCACCACTGCGTAAGTTTGATAACGTTATCTTGACGCCTCATATCGGTGGCTCAACTCAAGAAGCTCAGGCCAATATTGGTCTTGAAGTGGCTGAGAAATTTGTTAAATATTCAGATGCCGGTGATACCACCACTTCTGTGAACTTCCCTGAAGTCAGCATTCCAGTCAAAGAAGGCTCGCACCGTTTGCTACATATTCACAAAAACGTACCGGGTGTATTGTCGCAAATTAACTCATCATTCGCGTCAGCGGGCATCAACATTTTAGCCCAAAGCTTGATGACAGAAGGCGATGTGGGTTATTTGGTAATGGATGTCGACAACCGCAACTCACAAGAAGCGCTCGATAAGCTTAGAGATATTGAAGAGACCATTCGCGTTCGCGTCTTGTTCTAA
- a CDS encoding MBL fold metallo-hydrolase, producing MEIKSFLHEDTETYTHVLIDTGNKVCAIIDPVLDYDFKSGHTSTKSAEQVVQFINQQQLNAAYIIETHAHADHLSAAQYLKQQLGAQLVIGKPITEVQKIFKHVFNLDMGFKTDASQFDKLTEEGTQFMLGDIELTVMHVPGHTPADMAYIAKNTADTMQPLAIFVGDTLFAPDVGTARVDFPGGDVDALYESIQKILALPEDTVIYLCHDYPPQDRTHSPVTTVGAQKAHNIHVHQGISQAQFAKMRTERDATLQMPRLIIPSVQVNIQAGHLPEPEDNGVRYLKVPLNLLGQS from the coding sequence ATGGAGATTAAATCATTCTTGCATGAGGACACCGAAACGTACACGCACGTATTAATCGATACCGGCAACAAGGTGTGTGCCATTATAGATCCTGTGCTTGACTATGACTTTAAATCGGGTCACACCAGCACCAAGTCAGCTGAGCAAGTGGTGCAGTTTATTAATCAGCAACAGCTTAACGCTGCCTATATTATTGAGACCCATGCTCATGCAGACCATTTATCAGCGGCTCAATATTTAAAGCAGCAGCTGGGCGCACAGCTGGTAATAGGCAAACCCATTACGGAAGTGCAAAAGATTTTTAAACACGTGTTTAACTTGGATATGGGCTTTAAAACTGATGCCAGTCAGTTCGATAAGTTAACTGAAGAGGGCACCCAGTTTATGCTCGGTGATATTGAGCTGACGGTGATGCATGTGCCTGGACATACGCCAGCAGACATGGCCTATATTGCCAAAAATACGGCAGATACCATGCAGCCATTGGCCATATTTGTAGGGGATACTTTGTTTGCTCCAGATGTTGGCACCGCACGTGTTGATTTTCCGGGCGGTGATGTTGATGCGTTATACGAATCTATCCAAAAGATTCTAGCGCTGCCTGAGGATACGGTCATTTATCTTTGTCATGACTATCCACCACAAGACAGAACGCATTCACCAGTGACCACGGTTGGGGCGCAAAAAGCGCATAATATTCATGTGCACCAAGGCATTAGTCAGGCGCAATTTGCAAAAATGCGCACTGAACGGGATGCCACCTTGCAGATGCCTCGATTGATTATCCCCTCTGTACAAGTCAATATCCAGGCAGGACATCTGCCTGAGCCAGAAGACAATGGGGTGCGTTATCTTAAGGTGCCGCTAAATTTATTAGGACAGTCATAG
- a CDS encoding cation diffusion facilitator family transporter, which translates to MSAHHDPHHTHPDNPIAAHDPPHFHDEPTARDMSKQRRILSFSFLIISGFMLVEAIGGLLTHSLALLSDAGHMLSDAAALGATLLAFKIGEKQASNEKTFGYKRFEILVAGANGATLIIIALMIVWEAIGRFNSPPDVASQGMLIIASIGLVVNLLVAWLLHRGGAAHDHDHGHGEAQSGEKNLNMHSAYLHVLGDLLGSVAAIIAALAMMWMGWWWADPVASVMVAVLILMSGFRVVKASTHILMEGTPEEISLDDVKHTIEHNEHIIAVHDLHVWSITSGLHALSCHVVVDGDMRILEASELIHELEHSLERLGISHTTIQVESIEHPHNRLDAITCALEDTETSRHSGHSHIGHSH; encoded by the coding sequence ATGAGCGCCCATCATGACCCACACCACACCCACCCTGATAACCCCATAGCTGCTCATGACCCGCCGCACTTTCATGATGAACCCACAGCTCGTGATATGAGTAAGCAGCGCCGTATCTTATCGTTTAGCTTCTTAATTATCAGCGGGTTTATGTTGGTAGAGGCTATAGGCGGTTTATTAACTCACAGCTTGGCACTGCTGTCTGATGCCGGCCACATGCTATCTGATGCCGCGGCTTTGGGCGCCACGTTGCTGGCTTTTAAAATAGGTGAAAAGCAGGCAAGCAATGAGAAAACCTTTGGCTATAAGCGCTTTGAGATTTTGGTCGCTGGGGCCAATGGTGCCACCTTAATTATCATTGCCTTGATGATTGTATGGGAGGCCATCGGACGCTTTAATTCGCCACCTGATGTGGCCTCTCAAGGTATGCTCATTATTGCCAGTATTGGCTTAGTAGTGAACTTATTGGTGGCTTGGCTGCTACATAGAGGCGGCGCAGCTCATGACCACGATCATGGGCACGGTGAGGCTCAATCTGGCGAAAAAAACCTAAATATGCACAGTGCTTATTTGCACGTACTGGGCGACTTACTGGGCTCAGTGGCAGCCATTATCGCCGCGCTGGCTATGATGTGGATGGGCTGGTGGTGGGCGGATCCTGTGGCATCGGTGATGGTGGCGGTTTTGATTTTAATGAGTGGTTTTCGTGTGGTCAAAGCCTCAACCCATATCTTAATGGAGGGCACGCCAGAAGAGATTTCATTGGATGACGTCAAGCATACTATTGAACATAACGAGCACATCATTGCTGTCCATGACTTACATGTTTGGAGTATTACCAGTGGTCTACATGCCTTATCGTGTCACGTCGTGGTCGATGGAGACATGCGTATTTTGGAGGCCAGTGAGCTTATTCATGAGCTTGAGCACAGCTTAGAGCGCTTGGGCATTAGTCACACTACCATTCAAGTGGAGTCTATTGAGCATCCCCATAACCGTCTTGATGCCATTACTTGCGCGCTAGAGGATACCGAGACCAGCCGTCACAGTGGCCATAGCCATATTGGACATAGCCACTAA
- a CDS encoding primosomal protein N', whose translation MLIRVALPVPLYREFDYLPPIPASSNLTHCAKTAPPMPPIGSRVQVSFGRQTLIGIVVAHIDRQSSDIPLNKLKPIKQCLDETPILDAAMLSLARWLASYYHYPLGDVISVMLPTLIRQGKPLDLLVTHWRIRPNVSDANFNSNAHKQKQQFAMLTLHGTHGASEETLLLEGMERPFLKRLEENGLIEHYLQPQADPAPVSLAKMPLDLNEQQKLAVNAIIHTANTHTYCGYLLNGVTGSGKTEVYLQAMQSVLQAGKQVLVLVPEIGLTPQTRARFAERFSANILLLHSNLNNTQRMHGWEDCRQGRAQIVIGTRSSVLHPFANLGLIVVDESHDQSYKQQDTLRYHAADVALYRGYQLGIPVVLGTATPSLEHLKLVQEGKLTELMLTERAGHAKAASLYLVDARDTPTKYSDMPVEDKQRQLLPNLERSQNTGLTDDTIAAIRSTLEAGEQVLVFLNRRGYAPILLCDACGWQADCVRCEAHMTLHHSQLNSQQPSYLKCHHCDWQASIPLACPECHSPNLNAVGMGTTRLTESLHALFSNPQTSKVTYPIIQIDRDTTRRKDSWEEIYQRINTGKPAILVGTQMVAKGHHFPNVTLVCLPNADRGFLSPDFRSPEHTAQLIVQVAGRSGRGSKPGKVLIQTVQPENPLLRKLVRDGYQPFALELLKERKMIGLPPYTYAALIRCEAKTLQRATQVLKDAVVILPPHNLSILGPVDAPMKLKNSRYHTQLLLLSKQRAPLHQVLNLWWPQVLQLPSAKYLKLTLDIDPIGW comes from the coding sequence ATGCTGATTCGTGTCGCCCTGCCGGTGCCTCTTTATCGTGAATTTGATTATCTTCCACCCATACCTGCTTCAAGCAACCTCACTCATTGTGCCAAAACCGCTCCCCCTATGCCGCCAATAGGTAGCCGAGTACAGGTGTCCTTTGGTCGACAAACCTTAATTGGTATCGTCGTGGCACATATCGACAGACAAAGCAGCGACATACCGCTAAATAAGCTCAAGCCCATCAAGCAATGCTTGGATGAGACACCTATTTTAGATGCCGCTATGCTGTCTTTGGCACGCTGGCTGGCCAGTTATTATCATTACCCTTTAGGCGATGTCATATCGGTGATGCTGCCGACTTTAATTCGCCAAGGCAAGCCGCTAGACTTACTGGTGACTCACTGGCGCATTCGACCCAATGTCAGTGATGCCAACTTTAATAGCAATGCGCACAAACAAAAACAACAATTTGCAATGCTTACACTACATGGTACTCATGGCGCCAGTGAGGAGACTTTGTTACTTGAGGGCATGGAGCGTCCTTTTTTAAAGCGCTTAGAAGAAAACGGCCTTATTGAGCATTATTTGCAGCCTCAAGCAGACCCAGCACCGGTCAGCTTGGCCAAAATGCCTCTGGACTTAAATGAGCAACAAAAGCTGGCCGTTAATGCCATCATCCATACCGCTAACACCCATACTTACTGCGGCTATTTGCTAAACGGCGTCACCGGTAGTGGCAAAACAGAGGTGTATCTGCAAGCCATGCAGTCAGTGCTTCAGGCGGGTAAGCAAGTGTTAGTTTTGGTGCCCGAGATTGGCCTAACACCGCAGACCCGTGCCCGTTTTGCCGAGCGTTTTTCAGCCAATATATTACTGCTGCACTCTAATTTAAATAACACCCAGCGCATGCATGGCTGGGAGGATTGTCGTCAAGGGCGGGCTCAAATTGTCATCGGTACCCGCTCATCAGTGCTGCACCCTTTCGCCAACTTAGGGCTTATCGTGGTCGATGAATCACACGATCAGTCTTATAAACAGCAAGATACCTTGCGCTATCATGCCGCTGATGTGGCCTTATACCGTGGTTATCAACTGGGTATCCCTGTGGTACTCGGTACTGCCACGCCATCGCTTGAGCATCTAAAATTGGTGCAAGAAGGCAAACTGACTGAGCTTATGCTCACAGAGCGTGCCGGTCATGCCAAAGCGGCCAGTTTGTATTTGGTCGATGCCCGAGACACCCCAACCAAATACAGCGACATGCCCGTTGAGGACAAACAAAGACAACTGTTGCCAAATTTAGAGCGCTCCCAAAATACGGGGCTTACCGATGATACCATCGCCGCTATTCGCAGCACCTTAGAGGCCGGCGAGCAGGTACTGGTGTTTTTAAATCGTCGCGGTTATGCCCCTATACTGTTGTGTGATGCCTGTGGCTGGCAAGCGGATTGTGTGCGCTGTGAGGCTCATATGACCTTACATCACAGCCAGCTTAACAGCCAGCAGCCAAGCTATCTTAAGTGTCATCATTGTGACTGGCAGGCCTCTATTCCCCTTGCCTGCCCTGAGTGTCATAGCCCCAACTTAAATGCGGTGGGCATGGGCACCACCCGCTTAACTGAGAGCTTACATGCGCTATTTTCAAACCCACAAACCAGCAAAGTCACCTATCCCATCATTCAAATAGATCGAGACACTACCCGGCGCAAGGACAGCTGGGAGGAGATTTATCAGCGCATTAATACCGGCAAACCAGCCATTTTAGTGGGCACACAAATGGTGGCCAAAGGACACCACTTCCCTAATGTCACCTTGGTGTGTCTGCCCAATGCCGATCGCGGATTTTTATCACCTGATTTTCGTTCGCCCGAGCACACAGCGCAGCTAATTGTGCAAGTAGCAGGACGCTCAGGACGGGGCAGTAAGCCTGGCAAAGTGTTAATTCAAACCGTGCAACCAGAAAACCCCTTATTGCGCAAGCTGGTACGTGATGGCTATCAGCCCTTTGCATTAGAGCTATTAAAAGAGCGCAAAATGATAGGCCTACCGCCTTATACCTATGCTGCGTTGATTCGCTGTGAAGCCAAGACATTACAGCGTGCCACTCAAGTACTCAAAGATGCGGTCGTTATTTTACCCCCTCATAATTTGAGTATCTTAGGGCCAGTAGATGCCCCCATGAAGCTAAAGAATAGCCGCTATCATACTCAGCTCCTATTGCTCTCAAAACAGCGCGCTCCCCTGCATCAGGTATTAAACCTGTGGTGGCCTCAAGTCCTACAATTGCCCTCTGCCAAGTACTTAAAGCTGACATTGGATATCGACCCGATCGGCTGGTAG
- a CDS encoding Rid family detoxifying hydrolase, giving the protein MARQTIHTDKAPAAVGAYSQAVKIPSTGGSLVYISGQLGFDPETMELREGFDAQAKQVMDNIEAICEAAGGKLSDVVKFNVSLTDLNDFAALNAVFAERLAEPYPARAAVQVAALPKGGIVEIESILFIED; this is encoded by the coding sequence ATGGCACGTCAAACCATTCATACTGATAAAGCCCCTGCAGCCGTTGGCGCCTATTCACAAGCGGTAAAAATCCCATCAACCGGTGGCAGCCTGGTATACATCTCAGGTCAACTGGGCTTTGATCCTGAAACTATGGAGCTGCGTGAAGGCTTTGATGCCCAAGCTAAGCAAGTTATGGACAACATTGAAGCCATCTGTGAAGCTGCTGGCGGCAAATTAAGCGATGTGGTTAAGTTTAACGTATCACTGACTGATTTAAATGACTTTGCAGCGCTAAACGCAGTATTCGCTGAGCGTTTGGCAGAACCGTATCCTGCTCGTGCTGCGGTACAAGTGGCAGCACTTCCTAAAGGCGGCATCGTTGAAATTGAGTCTATCTTATTTATCGAAGACTAA
- a CDS encoding RelA/SpoT family protein, whose translation MKNLPKLSHHLVDEAQRNLMRAVAYLNDKEKQEVLQACAYGDKAHIKDKRKSGEPYITHPIAVAEILAGFRLDRDTIIAAILHDTVEDTEVTSEEITRLFGSTVASLVDGVTKLKSSNHNKRQNKAATFHKILSATLDDPRVLIIKLADRLHNMSTLDSVRPEKQRATASETLEFYVPFARLMGINDIADYMEILCYRNLDPVMYTKMADKLLQHGLGRKYQKETIQQYLNYVLDKHHISGHVRVLENQVIMYRQFFRNRGEIDDLLRHYAFEIVTTTIEDCDLLADYLIKKYRIADRYVEDNIRHPLPGGNQSLTLTYKRDNDIIKVTLLTRKMQAVSRLGVIGAEQASELSRSVIKASLRNMKELLDYNENEKTGDPDYDEMVETIDELISYLNTRKILCYSPKGRAYEIPRGATALDFAYAVGPKVGNVAVGAKINGKNAKLGSILKSGETVEIEIDPEAKPKAEWLGIVVTSKAQRALKRWFSSLPIEEQQQHGKQALDRALKTYGKSLDDLTEADWDDLLKWQNVSAKEELFENMSAGALLPQLVVSRLFSDDVTKTHQQASKRGFDRPNQLLSNANGVEVHFAGCCRPIFGDPIIGHLTMHGLVLHRHRCYSIVNKYAEKPYELVQLNWYSEEQIEKSITHPSERPHFTAYLKINLALNDEQVSHVLYTLRQLNIGIEKVDIRTDSTIIHVVVRSRSHVLEGIEALRPHVGFGSIRRLYRL comes from the coding sequence ATGAAAAACCTCCCCAAGCTGAGCCATCACTTAGTTGATGAGGCGCAGCGTAATCTTATGAGGGCTGTGGCGTATTTAAACGATAAAGAAAAACAAGAAGTACTACAAGCTTGTGCTTATGGGGATAAAGCGCACATTAAAGACAAAAGAAAATCCGGTGAACCCTATATTACTCACCCCATCGCTGTGGCTGAGATTTTAGCGGGCTTTCGCCTAGACCGTGATACCATCATTGCGGCTATCTTGCACGATACGGTAGAGGATACCGAGGTGACCTCTGAGGAAATCACCCGCTTGTTTGGCTCGACTGTAGCAAGCTTAGTCGATGGCGTGACCAAGCTTAAATCCTCCAATCACAATAAGCGCCAAAACAAGGCGGCCACCTTTCATAAAATCTTATCTGCGACCCTAGATGACCCTCGGGTACTGATTATCAAGCTGGCCGATCGCCTGCATAATATGTCAACGCTAGATTCAGTTCGCCCTGAAAAGCAGCGGGCTACTGCCTCTGAGACGCTTGAGTTTTATGTTCCCTTTGCCCGTCTGATGGGGATTAATGATATCGCCGATTATATGGAAATCTTGTGTTACCGAAACCTAGATCCGGTGATGTATACCAAGATGGCCGATAAGCTTTTACAACATGGCTTAGGGCGCAAATATCAAAAAGAGACCATTCAGCAGTATCTTAACTACGTACTGGACAAGCATCACATTTCAGGACATGTGCGTGTCTTAGAAAACCAAGTCATTATGTACCGTCAATTCTTCCGTAACCGCGGTGAGATTGATGACTTATTGCGCCACTATGCCTTTGAAATTGTCACCACAACCATTGAAGACTGTGATTTATTGGCGGATTATTTAATCAAAAAATACCGCATCGCCGACCGCTACGTTGAAGACAATATCCGTCATCCTCTGCCCGGCGGCAATCAGTCGCTCACCTTGACTTATAAGCGTGATAACGACATCATTAAAGTCACCTTGCTGACCCGTAAGATGCAGGCCGTATCACGTCTGGGCGTTATTGGTGCTGAGCAAGCCTCTGAGCTTAGCCGCTCAGTTATTAAAGCGTCGCTTCGTAATATGAAAGAGCTGCTCGACTATAATGAAAATGAGAAAACCGGCGATCCAGACTATGATGAAATGGTTGAGACCATTGATGAGCTTATCTCATATTTAAATACCCGCAAAATCTTGTGCTACAGCCCCAAAGGCCGAGCCTACGAGATACCACGTGGTGCAACTGCTTTAGACTTCGCTTATGCGGTGGGCCCCAAAGTGGGTAACGTGGCTGTGGGCGCAAAAATTAACGGCAAAAATGCCAAATTGGGCTCTATCTTAAAATCAGGTGAAACTGTAGAGATCGAGATTGATCCAGAAGCCAAGCCAAAAGCTGAGTGGCTAGGCATAGTTGTCACCAGTAAGGCACAGCGCGCGCTTAAGCGCTGGTTTAGTAGTCTGCCCATAGAGGAGCAACAGCAACATGGGAAGCAGGCGCTAGATAGGGCTCTAAAGACCTATGGTAAGTCGCTAGATGACTTGACTGAAGCCGACTGGGATGATTTGTTAAAATGGCAGAATGTCAGCGCCAAAGAAGAGCTGTTTGAGAACATGAGCGCTGGGGCCTTATTACCACAGCTGGTAGTGTCTAGACTGTTTAGTGATGATGTGACTAAGACCCACCAACAAGCCAGCAAAAGAGGCTTTGATCGACCCAATCAGCTGCTGTCTAACGCCAACGGTGTTGAGGTGCATTTCGCCGGCTGTTGTCGCCCGATATTTGGTGATCCCATCATCGGTCATTTGACCATGCACGGCTTAGTGCTGCACCGCCATCGCTGCTACTCTATCGTGAATAAATATGCCGAAAAACCTTATGAGCTGGTGCAATTAAATTGGTACAGCGAAGAGCAGATTGAAAAAAGCATCACCCATCCCAGTGAGCGCCCGCACTTCACCGCTTATCTAAAAATTAACCTAGCACTCAATGATGAGCAGGTATCGCATGTGTTATATACCTTGCGTCAGCTAAATATTGGTATCGAAAAAGTTGATATTCGTACAGATTCAACGATAATACACGTGGTTGTGCGTAGTCGCAGTCATGTATTAGAAGGCATTGAAGCGCTGCGCCCTCATGTGGGCTTTGGTAGCATTCGTCGTCTATATCGCTTATAA
- the rpoZ gene encoding DNA-directed RNA polymerase subunit omega, which yields MARVTVEDCLHAVDNRFELVLVASKRAHQLAKGVSEPLVEVNNDKPTVLALREIAAGLVTKDILNQPDHHFATNSLDLALSGGQGF from the coding sequence ATGGCACGTGTAACCGTAGAAGACTGCTTACATGCAGTAGACAACCGCTTTGAGCTGGTATTGGTTGCCAGCAAGCGCGCTCATCAACTGGCCAAAGGCGTCTCTGAGCCGTTAGTTGAAGTCAACAATGACAAGCCAACTGTATTGGCGCTGCGTGAAATTGCTGCCGGCCTAGTGACCAAAGATATCCTAAACCAACCGGATCATCATTTTGCGACGAACTCATTAGATTTGGCATTAAGTGGCGGTCAAGGCTTCTAG